AAGGAAACACTGACAAACCAGGTATCTGGGAAGCCGCTAGGGTAGTTGCGACATCGCAAGTCACCAGTGGAATATCAGCCAATATGGGATGTTGAGTTAACTGTTCTAGGTAGGTTTGTGCCAAAGAACCTTCGGCATCGAGTAAAATGACATCGAACTGCCAAACCCGCGCCAAGAGTTCTGCCTGATCTAGGTCATCTACCTCAATCACCCGATGTTCTCGCAGTGAAGGGTGGGGGTTAATTGATGCTAAATTCTGTTCTACCAACCTGAGAATTCTGAGGGGAGTTGTAGTGGGGGCGATTTTGTGATTTCCTAACCCTGACTGCCCAATTGCTGGTTGAGCAACTAAGTTTTCTAAGAGTGGTACTAAGGCCTGATGCTGTACGGGTAAATTGAGGAAACCATCGGCGCGATTAGCATAAGCTTGTTCTTTTTCCGCCCCTGTCGCTGTCACCATTACGGGAATGTGTTTAGTTACAGCATCAGATTTCAATAAAGTCAGGACATCCCAACCCGAAAGTAAAGGTAATAAGGGGTTTAAGAAGATAGCTTTCGGTTGCAAACGACGGGCTTTTTCGACTGCTTCTGTACCTGAGCGAGCGATTACGACCCGATAACCTAAACCTTTGAGCTGATCGGTCAAATCTTCGATATATCTCGCTACTGCTTCCACTACTAGCACTAACCGTTGTGAGCTAGTGGGTTGATGTTGGGGAGTTGTAGTCATCCGCCCACGTGCTGAGGCGGGGACTTCTCGTGTTTCGGGGAATTGGATTTTGTGATCTTCTCTGATTCCCATCTCTGGTTCAGTGAAGCCTGTGGTAGGTGGACTTGGTGGTAGGAGTAATGTAAATTGGCTACCTTTGCCTTCACGAGATAAGAAGCTGACATCACCTCCGTGGAGACGAGCTAAAGCCCTAGTTAAAACCAACCCCAAACCAGTACCTTCAAATTGGCGGGTGAGGGGATTTTCTAGTTGTTGGAATTTTTGGAAGATTAAATGTTGTTGATGTTCGGGAATACCAATACCTGTATCCCAGACTGTAAAGGCAATCCAGCCTTCCCAACGACTGACACGCAAACCAATTTCCCCAGAGTTTTGGGTAAATTTAAAGGCGTTGGAAAGTAGGTGTACCAACATCTGACGCAAGCGCAATTCATCGGCTACTATCTGTTCTAAGCCTGGTTCAATGGAGATGGAAAATTCCATTTCGGAATTTGCTGTTGGGGTTGGGGTGGCGCTGGCTTTGGTAGTTTGAGTGTGGATGGCTTTTGCTTCTGTGAGGGCGCGATCGCACACTGTCCGAATTGTCACGGGTACAAGGGCTAAATCCATCTGTCCCGTTTCCATGCGGGTCAAATCTAAAATATCATTGACCACACTCATTAAATGCCGTCCGCTTTGATGAATCAGTCCCGCATAACGGGCTTGGCGCTCGTTGAGTTCACCCAACTGCTGATCTACAAGCAACCGTGATAGTCCCAAAACCGCAGTCAGGGGGGTCTTTAGTTCATGACTAATACAAGCTAAAAACTCATCTTTTAAGCGATTTAGTTGAATTAGGTCAGCATTTTTCGCTGCTAGTTCTTTATATATCTGGTGCTGTTCGGTGACATCAGTCGCTAATATTAAGCATAAGTCATGACCCCGTTGAGTTCTGAGAGTCGCCGCAGTTTGCTCAAAGGTAAATTCTCCGGCAAACATTTCCCGGAATAGAAGTTTTGACTTAGGACTATCTAAGCGGATTTTGGCAAATTGCCAAATTCGCTCCTGACCATTCTGCACTTCTACAACACAGGTACAAGTACCCATCGGGCTATCTAAAAAGCAGCGATTGGATGTCGTCGTTGTGGCTGTTGACTGCTGATGCAGGCTTTTACCATTAGCCTCAGCGTTCAATTGAGCGCTCACGCCGAAGTCCGAACGGTTATGAGACGGTGGTGGGGATGATGGCGCTAGGGGCGGCGCTTCCGGCGGTGACACAAAGGTATGTTCTCCTGAATGAGATTGTCGCGGTATGGATTGTCCCTGTCCCGGATGAGCATTTCCTTTATGATCAGGATAAAATTTGGTTGCTTGTTGGCTGGCGTATTCTGTAGCCGTTTTGGTCTGGGTTGGGGCTAGTATTGCTTCGACTTGTTGTCGGATACCTTCTGGATCTTTGAATGCTCCCAATTGCTGCCACCAAGCCGGATTTTTGGCGACTACTTCACCTGTTTGAGTTTGCAGCATTAACGGCCAAGGCAGGAGGTCTAATAGCTGTACCAGTGATTTTTGTGATGGTTGACGTTGATTTATTCTTGGCGATCGCGATCGCCGAGCGCGTGATTTGTACTCAGCGCTGCTGTAAGCAGATTGCGCCAACCCTGACTTGTGATCATCACGCCCGTGAGTTTTGGCTCTTGTGCTGGACGTGTGAGCATGGTCTGGGGAAATATTTTCCGAGGTTCTCTGGGTAGAAGGTGAGTATCCAGTTCTCTCACCATTCATGGCCAATTTTTCCTTAGCCAATGCTTTTAACAGACGTGCGCTATTCAGCAGCCCCAGAAATTGCCCAGATCCATCAATCAATGCCCAATCGAAGTTACTGTTTGTTTGGCTGGGCTGGTAACGCAACAGCAGCTTAAATTGTTCTACACAATAACTTGCTGGTAACGTCTTGAGTGGCTCGATTATGGCTTTATCCCAGGTTGACAAGGGCTGCTGCAAGTCTAAAAATTGATTGTCACCAGATGCTGCCAATAATTTTTGTGTTAAACGGGCAGATTGCACCAATCCTAACGGGCATTGTTGCTGATTTACTACTACCAAGCGATCGCACTGCTCTTGCTCAAATATCTCCAGCACGATAGCCAGAGTACTTGTTTCTACGCAGTTGGGTACGGTTGCTAGAAAGTCATAAAGCGGGTACTGTAGCATTGACATAAGGAACCTTAGGGTCATTCTTCTTTGTGGAAGCTTGCGGCTTCACCATCCCCACTTTGGGCAAATAGTGAGTGTGGGAGCAGCAAAGCAATATTCTTTCAGAAGACTCATTTCACTGATTCTTGTTACAGCTTCAACGCCATTGAAACAATGAGTTTGCCGAACGGCAGCGCTCACGGCGAGATTCTTCACAGACAAGACTTATGGGATTTACTCGTTACCTTTGCCACTGAGAAGTTTAGGGAAATATCCTTGTCAGTCTCCTACTGGTGTTGAAACTGCTCTGCGATAGTGACAACTAAAACAATTATGAGGCCAAAGATTCGCTTTAGAACCTTGAGGAATTATAATGATTTAGAATGCGACGGTACTTTAAGTTCGTTGAAGGATCTTATCAAGGAGTCAAATCAAAGGATCTATATCTGGAGAAATATACATAAGTTAATCATCAATTAAGTAACGTATCTTCATTAACCACAGACGCTTCATCCACAACCTACTAAGTCCTAGCAATGATTACACTGCATCTGCTCTTCAACAACCAGATATTGATTATATGGTGACATGAAGCGTTCTCTCAAAGAAAAATTGCAACTTTAATACACAACTACACATAAACTTAGAAGTGTTATATAGCAGATAGTCCACCAATATTGGTCAAGGCGATTAATTAAGATATATAACTATACAGATGTTACTAATTATGTCGATTTTTCCACCCGATGTTCCCAAAAACTTAGATAATCCGGCTAAACTAGCCACAACACTAAGATTAAGCAGGCAGATGTGGAGTTCTGTCTAGTACACCACCGACTATTTCAGCTTCTCGCCGAGCATCACTACTACCACTGCTAAAATTTACTACCTAATGCAGTGGTGGTAACAATACCTTAATAAAAATTTTATTTCTCAATATTCTTATGTATTTCCATGCCAAAAGCAAAAACTACAGCAGTTCTTTCAGCAGATGACTCAAGTTGATCGGCAGGTGTTGTTACAACAACTCAAATCAGATTATCGCCGGATTCTTATAAATTACTTTACTACAGATAAAACTCTGAAAGAAGAAATTGATAAATTTATCCATGCACTATTTTGTGCTAATATTCCTGTGCCACAAATTATAGAATTTCACATGGAACTAATTGAAGACTTTTCCATACAGCTAAAATTAGAAGGCAGGAGCGATGAAGCATTACTTGATTATCGTTTAGCACTCATAGATATCCTAGCGCACTTGTGTGAACTTTATAGGTGTTCAATTTCTAAATAAACTAAATTCATAATAATGAATCAAGCCAGAAAGACTTATGTTCTCAAGCTTTATGTAGCAGGGAATACACCCAATTCAGTAAGAGCATTAAAGATACTTAAAAACATTTTAGAACAAGAATTTCAAGGTGTCTATGCTTTGAAAGTGATTGACGTGCTTAAAAATCCCCAGCTAGCGGAAGAAGACAAAATATTAGCTACACCAACATTATCGAAAATTTTGCCGCCACCTGTTCGCAAAATAATTGGTGACCTATCAGACAGAGAAAGAGTGTTGATTGGATTAGACTTACTTTATGAAGAACTGAGTGAAGAATCTTGGGAAGAATAAACAACGTTTAATCACACCAATTGGCTAAAAAATTACCAAGTTTAGGTTAGTAATATAAAAACCGGGTTTAATACCCATTTGTTAATAAGCAATGAGCGAAAAAGACCAAGCAGCGCCAAACAACACCCCAATTGCTGGTGTAGAAAAAATTCGCACGATGATAGAAGGTTTTGACGATATTAGCCACGGAGGTTTGCCTATTGGTAGAACTACCTTAGTTAGTGGTACATCTGGTACAGGCAAAACCTTATTCTCACTGCAATTTCTCTATAACGGAATTACCCGCTTTGATGAACCGGGTGTATTTGTGACCTTTGAAGAGTCCCCCAGTGATATTATTAAAAATGCTCAAATTTTTGGGTGGAATTTACAACACTTAATTGACGAAGGTAAATTATTTATTCTTGATGCTTCACCAGATCCCGAAGGTCAAGATATTGTGGGTAACTTTGACCTTTCGGCACTGATTGAGCGTTTGCAATATGCAATTCGCAAATATAAAGCCCAAAGAGTATCTATTGACTCAATCACAGCTGTCTTTCAACAGTATGAAGCAATGGGAGTAGTGCGACGGGAAATTTTTCGCCTTGTCGCCCGTCTCAAGCAGCTGTACGTCACAACTATCATTACCACCGAACGTAGCGAGGAATACGGTTCTGTTGCTTCATTTGGAGTAGAAGAATTTGTTTCCGATAATGTGGTAATTGTGCGTAACGTTTTAGAAGGAGAACGTCGTCGCCGCACCATTGAAATTCTCAAATTGCGTGGTACAACTCATATGAAAGGCGAGTATCCTTTTACAATTACCAATGCAGGAGTCAACATTTTCCCCTTGGGCGCAATGCGCTTGACCCAACGCTCTTCTAATGTCAGAGTATCATCGGGAGTCAAAACCCTAGATGAAATGTGTGGGGGTGGTTTCTTTAAAGATTCTATTATTTTGGCAACGGGAGCTACCGGTACTGGTAAAACTTTATTAGTCAGTAAATTTTTGCAAGATGGCTGTAGAAATGGTGAACAAGCAATATTATTTGCTTATGAAGAATCACGCGCTCAACTGTCTCGCAATGCTTACTCTTGGGGAATTGACTTTGAAGAATTAGAACGTCAAGGATTACTCAAAATAATTTGCACTTATCCTGAATCAACTGGTTTAGAAGACCACTTGCAAATTATTAAATCAGAAATTGCCGTGTTTAAACCATCTCGCATTGCCATTGACTCCCTTTCAGCACTAGCTAGAGGAGTGAGCAATAATGCCTTCCGCCAGTTTGTCATCGGTGTGACTGGTTATGCCAAGCAAGAAGAAATAACTGGTTTTTTTACCAACACAACTGACCAATTTCTGGGTTTACATTCGATTACTGACTCCCATATTTCCACAATTACTGACACAATTTTGATGTTGCAGTATGTGGAAATTCGTGGCGAAATGTCACGAGCAATTAATGTATTTAAAATGCGCGGTTCGTGGCACGACAAAGGTATCCGTGAGTACAATATTACGGCTGACGGCCCCGAAATTAAAGATTCTTTCCGTAACTACGAACGAATTATTAGTGGTGCGCCTACCCGCGTTAGTATCGATGAAAAGGCGGAACTGTCTCGCATAGTCCAAAGTTTTGAAAATAAACCAAGTTCCGATTCCTCAATTTAGTGTGATGGTATATCCATATCTAAATTGAGGATCGTGCTATATTCTGTGGAGAAGAAGGGTTTTCTGCCGCTAGTATTGATTGTCGTGTGAGGGGATGCGGTGAAAGGACAATACTTATTTTATAGTTTCTTACCTGGTGTCACAGCAGCTGTATTAACAAGCCAGCCTGCTTTGGCTAGTACAGTAAATGGTGTACAACTTACGTCTTCTCCTAGTTTCTTGACTTCTACTGATAGTCGAACCTGGGTTGCAGACAATATTAACACTCAACTGCCTAATTCTCAGACACAGATTTTTCCAGATATAGGACTCGAATCTGGGTTAACTACTGTTGATTTGCAGTTTTCAAGTGGTCATAGTAACACAGTTATCTTGACAGGCAATACTGCTATACCCATAGAAAATGAGCTATCTCAACAAGATGAAGATAAATTTTCCAGTTTCACACATTCGTTAAATTCTGCCCAAAACTCAGCGCCGCATGATTTTGAAAGCCATGAAAAACAAAGTCAGGTCGCTACTTCTAAGCAGCAATTAGAGACAACAGTTTTTCCTAATGTTACCTCCCAAGCAACTTCTGCCCAGCCAGCCAGTTTTTCCCTGTCTGCTTTATGGACATCAGCAGCGTCTCCCAAACAACCGGAAACTCAGTTATCGACAGTTTTACCAACTGCGGTAACAGGTAGAGGAACCGCAAATTTGCAGGCGGCGCATAGTTGCTCACAAGAAAACGGGACAAACGGTATATTGATTTCTGGGTTTTCAGCTACCAGTACTTGTCAACCTGAAAATTTGGCGGGTAATTTGATAGCTCAGAGTTATCCGTCTACTCCCAACACCACCTCAGCTTTGGAAAATACTGGTTGGGAGTTAACTCCTTCGCAAGCAGAAACGGAGAATTTTCCCCCTGCTAATACTGGGGAAAATCTCATGCAAACAGAAACGGAGAATTTTCCCCCTGCTAATACTGGGGAAAATCTCATGCAACCAGAAACTGTGGAATTTGCGCCTACTGGTGCGGCCGAAATTCCTGATAACCTGAATCCTAATGCCAATCCTCTGCAATTTCCGACCAAACCAGAGGAAGTGAGAATTGAAAACAATCAGCCGATTACTTTGGCACAGGCGTTAGAACTGGCAAAGCGGAACAATCGCGATTTACAGGTGTCCTTATTGGAGCTAGAACGCGCTCAAGCTGCTCTACGCCAGGCTCAAGCTGCTTTGTTGCCCAATGTTGGTCTGAATGCTGATATCACTCGCAGTCGCGCTGCTGCACAACAGCTACAGTTGGATCAACAAGCCCGACAATTGAATCAACCAGCACCACAAGCCGAAGCTAATACAGCTTTTAGGGGTGAAGCTCAACTGACTTATGACCTTTTTACGAATGGCAGACGACAAGCTAACATTAGACAGGCAGAAGAACAG
The window above is part of the Nodularia spumigena CCY9414 genome. Proteins encoded here:
- the kaiC gene encoding circadian clock protein KaiC, which produces MSEKDQAAPNNTPIAGVEKIRTMIEGFDDISHGGLPIGRTTLVSGTSGTGKTLFSLQFLYNGITRFDEPGVFVTFEESPSDIIKNAQIFGWNLQHLIDEGKLFILDASPDPEGQDIVGNFDLSALIERLQYAIRKYKAQRVSIDSITAVFQQYEAMGVVRREIFRLVARLKQLYVTTIITTERSEEYGSVASFGVEEFVSDNVVIVRNVLEGERRRRTIEILKLRGTTHMKGEYPFTITNAGVNIFPLGAMRLTQRSSNVRVSSGVKTLDEMCGGGFFKDSIILATGATGTGKTLLVSKFLQDGCRNGEQAILFAYEESRAQLSRNAYSWGIDFEELERQGLLKIICTYPESTGLEDHLQIIKSEIAVFKPSRIAIDSLSALARGVSNNAFRQFVIGVTGYAKQEEITGFFTNTTDQFLGLHSITDSHISTITDTILMLQYVEIRGEMSRAINVFKMRGSWHDKGIREYNITADGPEIKDSFRNYERIISGAPTRVSIDEKAELSRIVQSFENKPSSDSSI
- a CDS encoding TolC family protein yields the protein MKGQYLFYSFLPGVTAAVLTSQPALASTVNGVQLTSSPSFLTSTDSRTWVADNINTQLPNSQTQIFPDIGLESGLTTVDLQFSSGHSNTVILTGNTAIPIENELSQQDEDKFSSFTHSLNSAQNSAPHDFESHEKQSQVATSKQQLETTVFPNVTSQATSAQPASFSLSALWTSAASPKQPETQLSTVLPTAVTGRGTANLQAAHSCSQENGTNGILISGFSATSTCQPENLAGNLIAQSYPSTPNTTSALENTGWELTPSQAETENFPPANTGENLMQTETENFPPANTGENLMQPETVEFAPTGAAEIPDNLNPNANPLQFPTKPEEVRIENNQPITLAQALELAKRNNRDLQVSLLELERAQAALRQAQAALLPNVGLNADITRSRAAAQQLQLDQQARQLNQPAPQAEANTAFRGEAQLTYDLFTNGRRQANIRQAEEQVRLNELAVERQSEEIRLSVSTDYYNLQQADERVRIAQSAVENAQASLRDAQSLERAGVGTRFDVLQSQVNLANSQQELTNNVSQQQIARRLLSTRLSVPQSVNLSAADPVQLAGLWKQDLESSIVLAIQNRPELQQQLAQRNISEQQRRAALSALGPQVSLIASYNLLDQFDDSVSVTDGYSVGVRASLNLYDGGAAKASAAQAKANVAIAETRFSEQRNQIRFQVEEAFSTQRANLENVQTANTALEQAREALRLARLRFQAGVGTQTDVINSENDLTRAEGNRITAILDYNRALAQLQRAVTTRALGE
- the kaiB gene encoding circadian clock protein KaiB — encoded protein: MNQARKTYVLKLYVAGNTPNSVRALKILKNILEQEFQGVYALKVIDVLKNPQLAEEDKILATPTLSKILPPPVRKIIGDLSDRERVLIGLDLLYEELSEESWEE
- a CDS encoding hybrid sensor histidine kinase/response regulator, with product MSMLQYPLYDFLATVPNCVETSTLAIVLEIFEQEQCDRLVVVNQQQCPLGLVQSARLTQKLLAASGDNQFLDLQQPLSTWDKAIIEPLKTLPASYCVEQFKLLLRYQPSQTNSNFDWALIDGSGQFLGLLNSARLLKALAKEKLAMNGERTGYSPSTQRTSENISPDHAHTSSTRAKTHGRDDHKSGLAQSAYSSAEYKSRARRSRSPRINQRQPSQKSLVQLLDLLPWPLMLQTQTGEVVAKNPAWWQQLGAFKDPEGIRQQVEAILAPTQTKTATEYASQQATKFYPDHKGNAHPGQGQSIPRQSHSGEHTFVSPPEAPPLAPSSPPPSHNRSDFGVSAQLNAEANGKSLHQQSTATTTTSNRCFLDSPMGTCTCVVEVQNGQERIWQFAKIRLDSPKSKLLFREMFAGEFTFEQTAATLRTQRGHDLCLILATDVTEQHQIYKELAAKNADLIQLNRLKDEFLACISHELKTPLTAVLGLSRLLVDQQLGELNERQARYAGLIHQSGRHLMSVVNDILDLTRMETGQMDLALVPVTIRTVCDRALTEAKAIHTQTTKASATPTPTANSEMEFSISIEPGLEQIVADELRLRQMLVHLLSNAFKFTQNSGEIGLRVSRWEGWIAFTVWDTGIGIPEHQQHLIFQKFQQLENPLTRQFEGTGLGLVLTRALARLHGGDVSFLSREGKGSQFTLLLPPSPPTTGFTEPEMGIREDHKIQFPETREVPASARGRMTTTPQHQPTSSQRLVLVVEAVARYIEDLTDQLKGLGYRVVIARSGTEAVEKARRLQPKAIFLNPLLPLLSGWDVLTLLKSDAVTKHIPVMVTATGAEKEQAYANRADGFLNLPVQHQALVPLLENLVAQPAIGQSGLGNHKIAPTTTPLRILRLVEQNLASINPHPSLREHRVIEVDDLDQAELLARVWQFDVILLDAEGSLAQTYLEQLTQHPILADIPLVTCDVATTLAASQIPGLSVFPYLTAFSRDQDNHSDPTDPLLSVLQIASGICCPPSILVVDLTMLDDLPQIRRKHLQNGQTVKKSSVNNDTTERGSEWFQALIQYLQTAGLKAAMGRCWAEVLQQMRHQSVDLLLISLGDSSVHQEVITKLKALADLPFELPPILIIDQRFHHTFTHSLFEGSSGESNQPSQSKLDAAENLMSELAQLVVRINSRKQDIAAHIVPRSISMEDLLTQINQALAGLTQKLS
- a CDS encoding circadian clock protein KaiA — protein: MSQYSYVFPCQKQKLQQFFQQMTQVDRQVLLQQLKSDYRRILINYFTTDKTLKEEIDKFIHALFCANIPVPQIIEFHMELIEDFSIQLKLEGRSDEALLDYRLALIDILAHLCELYRCSISK